The Rhodamnia argentea isolate NSW1041297 chromosome 10, ASM2092103v1, whole genome shotgun sequence sequence aaaaaaaatacgAGCTTTGCTCTATAAGCTTGTTCTCACAAAACTCAACTCTCAATTCTCTCTATATCTCTATGTGCTTCAAGACTCCCCCACACACATAGGCTGCGATGGCTCTTTTCTCTCTAATCTATGAAGCTCACCTTTGCATATATGGTGACTTATGGACATGGGTGGCTTCTGTCtattctctctctgtttctaaGCTACCCCACACGCCCTACAAGCTTAAGTTCAATCCCTGTTTATAGACCAAGTTCCACCGCCTGTGAACTCCACCGTCTGAAGTTTGCCGACTTCAAGTATGAAATCCAAGCTGCTGCAATTTTTTCTTCTCACGCCAAAGTCCAAGTTCTCATTCGagctttgctttctttttgacttttcaactGCTTGCAACATGAGGGTTTCTAGTTGTCATCATCATGTCATTTACCGGAGTCGGTTAAGACTTGAAAGTCCAATTAagacttttctttctcttatatTAGGTGCTAGAGTCCATCACTCCCCCTCAACACCTAATTCTCTTCACCCTACAACGTGTGATATTCGTCTTCTTCAATTGCTTCTACGACTGCGACTTCTGATTGGACTCCAACAATTATTAGAAAACATATATTATAGTGTTAAGAACtagtaaaaatttcaaaggtGAAGATCATAAGACGTTCCTTCATCGGTCGAgaatcgaaaagaaaaagaaaaagaaaaagaaaaaagatagccATAGTTCCTTGCTGATAAGAAGAGTTGCAAGTCTTTTTATCGAGTACCACCAGAACACCAATTATGAAAGTGTCGATTACACATAAAACTATAAGCCATTGAATCGGAAACTACAGATTTAAAAGTGCCCTGAAGCAATCTTCGACAAAAGTCATCGCATATAATATgggtattttcttcttcttttttatggtaATACAGGGGCACAAGTGTAAAGGCTCCATTGCCCCCGGAGACCTACGAAACACTCTATAAACCCCATGAACCGTTGAGTTTAGACCTTTAACCTGCATAGTTGATCTTGAATCAGAATAAGTCACACTCGGAACGACCTTCAGTTTTTCGATGCCTCAATCAACTAGAGCAACTTTGGGAGACTCGAAGGCTATTTAGGGtacgtttgtttcgtgaaaaataaaaagatttgaaagatatttttttataaatgatggtttgtatcgcttataaaaatgaatgaacaataaaatattttcatcgtgcGTAAGATGTTTACATATAAATTATTGTAGATAACGAAAATcttttcaattgattaattatatCGAGCGgtataagagattattttttaaaaatatatatcttcTAATTGTTATATTTTTCGCGGAATAAAACGAGGCCGGAGAGCGCGTGAAAGATAGAGAATGAAGAATTGATGAGTGATTTTCGAGGCAATTCCATATGCAAGACATTTATATGAAAAGGGAGCGAAAGCAACGCCAACGAAGAAAGTGTCCAGGGTTTGGAGGTCACGAAGGGCCAACGTCGGTAAGCCCCGGTCAGCATTCCTAATTAATGAGGGTGGGTGATTATAGTGTCTGATTAAGATAAGCAGCCAATAATTATGTCTGTTTTGTAGGAGACACTAGTAAAAATTAGGCATTTACTCCGGTCCAAAGGCTACGGTGGGGGACAATATTTTCCATTGGTTGGTATGCTAGGGATGTGGGCCCCTCTTGTGTCCCTGTTGGAGCCACTCGGAAGAAATTGTAGGTACCATACCATGCATGATTTGAGTTTCCTACtaggcctaatacccaaaaaaaaaaaaacctccaacttcaacatttgtgacaattatattaaaaaaaaatttatctcataaaaaaccccgcaatttttacttttatcctaattttacctatttaatacaaaaaaaaaaactctcaactttagcatttgtcccaattatattcaaaactttttttttatctcacaaaaaatcaccaacttttattGTTATTCCAGTTCCGCTACCGTTAGACTTTCATTCATAATCATTtttagttaatcttacgtgactcgaattttctcgccgaacttattaatgaattttcgaaatttagaaatagtagATTTCGGGAATGATGAAAATTTAGATAGTTCGTCTGACTATCTCGGCCATGATTATACAAATAAGTTCGATGTCGGGAGCTGCAACCAAATGTGTGATCTACCCGATGCACCGCCTCGATACattcttgattttcttcctCTAAAAGATGTTATCACAATAAGTGCATTGTCGAGAAAGTGAAAGTACTTGTGGGCGTTAGTTCATAATCTCATGTTCGATGTCCGGCCATTCTTTGAGCTGTTGAGTACCGAACGGAATATGAAACGTGCCATTTTGAGTGACTATGTATATCCCGGCAATATGTAGGGAGAGAAATTCGAGattttttcatgtcaaatttgctaagatgtaattcattaatgatgTGAAAATGGTACATAAGATTAAATGATGGTGATTACAAACAAAAGGCTAACGatggtagaattggaacaaaagtaaaaattgaaggtttttttttataagattaaaaaaaagctttgaatataatatgagacatatgctaaagttgagggtttttttttgcaCTTGGCAGGTAGAATtttggataaaagtaaaagtttggggtaaaactgggacaaaagtaaaagttggaggttttttttaaggcaaaaaaaaaaattggatataattatcacaaattctaaagtttgaggtttttttggaTGTTGGGCCTTTCTATTAACTGAAAGGATGTTTTTGTAGCTGACCTATAACGAAGCGTGatttatatagtttttttttttttcagcgtGATTTATATAGTTGACAATTACGTTTTTCAATGTAATAATGCCTTAAAGCTAGCTGAGTAGCTTTCCCGGAgaatattacattttttttttttatgttaccaTTGCTAGATATTCTCTGAACCCCTTGTGGAAAACAACATCGCTTCATTTCACGGCTTAAAATCGCTCCTAGAAAGTTGGTTGCAGTAAATAGCCTCTAACGGTCATCGAGATCCCGCCCCACCGTCTTTGCTTCAGTGCTTCGATATGATTCTCGATGAACATCCTCGATTCCGACTTGTGCCGGAACCTCCGAAttgcgtcgtcgtcgtcatcaccATGAGGGTTCTAAAGCCGGGGGCATGCAATTGGGTTCCCCCGGGAGCGGACGGTCCGAGCAGGTCTCGCAAGGCCCCGTGCCTTCAGCAGCAACTTTCACCCAGATTTGTTTATGCGGGATGTCAGAAGCAAGGCCATGTTCTAGATCATGAAATCGGTCCATACTTCCAAGACCGACGAGCCATCCTTGCGCACGAAACGCAGACGTAAGgcttttatatttcttttcagTTTTCCTGGAAAGCCCAGATGCCAAATGTTCCGGACCTTCAGGCCCATGGAATTGGGCTCGATCTCGTAGACCTAATAATGCTGACGTCTGACGACCGAAAGAAGGGGAgataaaacaagaagaagaaatcaaagctGGTCAAACGGATCCATCCACACGCAGTTCCGTGTCTTAGAGAGACAAAATTTGAAAGCGACGGCGATGATTTCTTTGGTTTTGCTTCTTCGCATCCGGGAGGCTCATGTGGGCCCCCACTCCTGATTACGTGTCTAAATCACCAGGCCGTCCTGGAAAGCAAGACGACACACGTGTCGTCTGGAGGGAAACATGTATTGATTGGATAAGGGAAAACGTAAAACCCTGATTTACCTGCCAACGCTTGGACTAAGCAGAGGATTAAGATGGCTAACTAATCCGAATTCAGAcgtgggaaaataaaaataaataaataaataaagaagaagaagaagggaatggtctgaagggaaaataatcaaaggaaAGAGGCGAGAACAACAGTGGGGAGGGAATATGTTCTAACGCACGTTCGTTCACGCGTTTCAGAATTCGGATATTCAtcactttgaatttgaaagccTCGCGAGCTTCGCGTGAAGCCgttcctttttttgaaaacaaCGAACGATGACGACAAGGGATGCTTGTTGGAACTTTCCAATTGATTCCCGCGGCTTCttcttttactctctctctctctctctctttgcggATTAGCTTTTGCTTTCTCCTCTTTGCTAAGTAAGCATCTTCGAGCTCATCGTTGATCCATagttgcacattttttttttctgacggCTGGACGGGTGGCGACAAGTGGCGCTTTGGATGAGCCGAAGATACGTAATTGATCGACCCTCCCCCTGAGCCGACCATTAATCTACTGTAAAAGATTAAGATGCCTTTGTctgcaatatatatatacccCCTTCCCAACCTCATGAGCTGTAGACATCATCAATTCacagaaaagatttgaattcccTTGAAAATCACTGCTCAGACAACTCCATTGAACCAGTTCCTTCCGTCTTTGATTCCAAAGATGGCCACGCCACAACCCCAGCAGAATCTGCCTCCTCCTGgtactcatcatcatcatcatcatcatcatcatcatcatcatcatcatctctctctctctctctcctctctggcTTTTGGGTTTTGTTCCTAGTCCTCTGCTAAAACTGAAGGGTCTTTTCGTGATCTGACTCTGTTTTGCTTGTTCTTGTTTTGTTGTCTAAAGGATACCCAACTGAGAATCCACCGCCCGCCGCGGGAGGCAGGAAAAAGTGGTTCGCTCGCTCGAAGAACAAGGGAGAGAGGGGCTTCCTCGAAGGATGGTAAGCCAAATGTTACTCTGATTGTTGCCCAGTTCTTTCCTATGTCTTTCTTCTCTAATCCTCTCTCCGATGTTCGGTTTCGCAGCCTGTTCGCTCTTTGCTGCTGCTGGATCTGTGAAGAATGTTGCTGCTAATCGATGGGTTTGCTTTGAGTAATCGAGATATAAATATACGATATGTATTTGGGTGCCGTGTTGTAGGACATGTTGTGCGATCGGATCATACACTGTAATAATTTGCGACAGCCTGTACTGTAACCTATAGTTTCATCTCCATATTCTTTTTGTCCTAATGGATTTACTTCTCTCATGGAATCCTTCCTGCCCTGTCCAATTAAGTTCTATCATGATTTTCTTTGCTCCTTAAAAGGAAAGCCTAAATAAACAAAGCGCAAGGCAAAGAAAGGAACAAGGAACAGACAGAAATTTGATGAGTATAATCTTCAGCTCGAATGATCAAATCACTTTACCATCCAGCAAGCGAATATTTTTTTCAGCAGTCAATTTCTCAGGGATACTGCAAAATAGACCAGAAGATCTCTGTTTTTTAGGCCACACGATGCCTAATCGAAGTGGAGAATGCCCTGAGTAGATGTCGACGCAGAGCATGGATTCAATCACAACACAGTCCACCGCTCTTTATCATGCAAATACATAGTGCTCCGATTTTATTCTACAGCCAACAACTTATGGCATCCTACTTTCTTAGATGACTGCGTAAGAATTGATGATAGCAGAAACTAGAGCCGTATCAAAATTATTGACTAACCGATTCTCAGGCTGATTTTCACGGGGATTCTGATGGAGGGAACAGTTTGTCCAGTTTGTTATTAGAAAGGATCTTGTTGGGGTCCAACTCTCTCCGCGCTTTGTTGTACGCATCTACCGGAAACCGTTTCCTTAGTCTTGCTTGCAGGGCAGCAAGCTCTTCATTGTCCTTTGGAACCTGAATAAATTTCAATGGAGCTTATATTAAGTTAGCAGTCCAATGTGCTCTTTCCTGTATAATAGCAATTGAACAATTTCTTTGTGGGAAATTCAAGGTAAGCAACAGAAAATACACTTAAAGATGTGCATGATTTTGGTTTTTCAGAGTTCGGTTTAGGTTTAGATCTTTTAAAGTCAAAAGCCGGGAGCGAAAATAGGTAGATCGACATTAAACTCTAGGAGatcaagaagaaaacaaatctctctctctctctctctccggaaTATCATCTGGTTGAAGTTCCCAAAATCCTTCCAAGTTAGAAGCCTGAAGCAATACCTTCACAGGAGGATATCCTTGGCTAAAGCACCTGATGCAAATACTGGGAAAAAGACAATGCAAAAGATCTAATAGTGATAATTACCTCGATCTTAGCCCAGTGTTCATAAGCAGAATACCGATCCCACAACCGCTCCTGCGTCAGACGTCTATAGTGGAAAAATTCTTCAGTTATTTCCTTTCTCTGACGAGCATCGCTTGTTGGAAGGTACATAATAATGCCAACCTGAGAGATGCAACACCACTTTAAAACCGAGAATCATGAGCTATCCAGACCTGTCTTACATAAAAGGTTGAACATGCTCGAAAACATACCACAAAACAGAAAGAATGTTATTTAGCCACACCCTTGAAGAATTTGTAGCTCCATGAAACTAATAAATTCTGACTAGGAATATCTGTAGAACAAACAAGGTTTACTTGTGGATCTCTCTTTCTAAGCTTATACTCCATGTTATAGTAGCAGTTAGGTAAAATTTGCTTCATCGATTGTAAGATACTTTCGAATGCGGATAATTATGGTCCATGCAGCAAATGGATACTATCAATCTgcccaaaatattaaaaaaccaAATTCAAGCAAGAGGAAATTTTGAGAAAACGGTTGCCCATCTCAAAAGTCACTATTTGCCAAAGCTGAGAGGGCAAGAGTACAAAAACAGTAGAATAGACCACAAGAAACAGTGTACACGTCACTATAGTCGGGTTTTCTAAAACCTAGGAGCTACATACTTGAATATACAAGACATGCGTAATGATGGTACCTATGATGGTGGGCACCTATTGGAAATACTCAAATTTCTCACTCCTATCTCCCAATACAATGAAAGCAAGCAATGCACGACGATGAAGAAGCAGATCTGCCACAAATGCAGCAATCGAAGCATATCAGCTCTAGTAAGGTCAGCACCAGGTATGGTTCAATCCGGGAACCAGCCTGGTCGATTGCCGGTTCTACCCCCAGAAACCAGTCCAACCATGCCGGTTCCAGTTAGAACTGGTTTTGAACTTGTTTCAATACATCTTTTGGGGAAAAAACTTTCTTTTCCAACCATAACCGTGGTCTTCAATATGACGAAACAATCATATAACCATTTGACCAAGCAATGTCTTTGTAATAAAGTGGTTGAAGTTTTATATTATAAGAATTCGAATTTTTACCCAAAACATAAGAATGGGCAGGTTCTCAGGTAGAATTGGAACTAGCTGGCCAGCCAGTTCAGGACCGGTAGTTCCAAAACTGACCGGTTCAGTTCCCAATTCTATCACCACTGTGCTTTAGTTATCAAGTGCTTTATGCTGGTAACGAGACTGAGCCAGCACAAGCGCGCACACAGCCATAAGGAGGTGAAAGATGTGCAACAAAGTACCCAAGAGAATATGTCATCTTCTGCTGGACTTGATGCTGGACTCATGAGGCTCTTGCTGCAAGCTGTCCATCGCTGCTCTATAGGAGCGGGTGCAGGTATATCCTCCTTCTCTATAAGCCGCTTCAGCTCTTCTATATATTCAATGTCTTTCATGCTTGGCTTAGAAAGAGTTCCAGCAGGAAAACAAGTCTCTGAGACCCACTGCTGGCCACCACAGTCGAAGCCTAGTATTTCATCGCTCCAACCCACCCTATATCCCTCTGACTTCCTCCAGAACTCAGCCTCAGCTTGATTAACCTTTATGACATGGTCTTTATTGAGAGGATCCAGGGCAAGCAGTTTATCTCTCAGCTCCGTGAAAGAGAGCTCATCTATGTCTGGCTCATCCTTATTGGAGGATTTAACGTCAGGGCTGCAGCAAGTAAATCCAGAATTTAGCAACCCCCTTAACTAAGACCAGTACTGCATAGCAGCACTCAAGATGCGACAGCCCACTAGCAGTAAGAAACCACAAGGAGTAGGAGGATAAGCGAAATCAAAGGGAAAGCATTCCGAATAAAGAGTTCTTATCAAACTTCGGAGCCTGAATGCCTCTGCACCGTAGCGGCAGAACATCATTAATAAAACATAATACCACCAACAGAAGAAAATAAGTACAAATTTTCATGGCCTGAGATGGATCTGGTCAACCTAAGTAGCAGGCTTCCCTACAACATGTCCTTATCAACCAGCACCTATATGATTATATTTACAAACTTGAGAAAGCTTATTCAGTACACTTAAATTATCTCATGACTTCAAGAATGTTATCAAGTAAGACGATTCCACTAGCAgatcaaaatatttttggacCCTCCTATTATATGACAGGAGTCACAGCAACCACCTCTtgtaagaaaaagtaaaagaatctAGTAACACAGCGGGCAATTCTAAAAGTAATCTGAGCAAATGCCATGGCTTGAAATCAGTGTACATTCAACATCCCTCTTTCTGCTTCACGATGATTTATGAATTTCAACACCTCATCTTCAAAAGCTATTAAAATAACTCCTTGTCAAatgccaagaagaagaagaatgcacCGACTCAAAGCCAGAAGCTGTTAGGAAATGTTTGGAGACACTCTGGTTTTCTATCTCATAGCCAGGCCAGCAATGACAAAACAGCTCTAAACTTGGCCACGATCTTTTGGCTTCATCTAAGCTATGAGAAGTCATATGCCAAAGGAGAGCAAGTTACCGGTACTTCTGAAGTGACTCCTGGTAGAGTTGCCGCACATGCTGCAAAGCTTCGTCCACAGTATACTTGGGCTTGAATTTAGGTGGACCTTTCCATTTTGAGACAGGATTGCAGGTCACAACCACAACAGTATCTGTATATGGAATATACAGATACTTTACGTGTTTATTCTCAGACAACAATTTCCTGTGAAAGTAGAAGAATGGTTACATTTCTACTAAAAGACTGGTGGTTATTGCACGACCTATTATTTATACATCACACACATAACAAACACCTCTCCTGCAATTTATGCATCTATGGATCACCAATGCAACCCTCCATGCTAAAAGATGAGGCAGGTGTGTGTCATTCAAAGAACAGGTTCCACTAAAAAGGCAATTTGGCATTTAGCATATATTAATCAGTACttgtgatttttcttgatttcttgCATGGTTGACACAGTTGTATGCTCCACGAGCTCTTGTCTGTCGACACATTGGAGGGTTACTTCAGCAACCACACCGAGGCCCCCAAGACCACACCTAGCCAGATAGAAGAGTTCTGGGTCCTTCTCTTTTGAAACCTCAATTGTACCCTTGGCAGGAGTAACCAATTTCATACTGATGACCTGCTCATCGATGGGAGGCAATCTGGCACCAGTGCCGTGTGCGCCAACCTATACACATGAATTACCAGACCAATAAGCCAAAAGATACACAATGCCGATGCTACTTATTCTTCGTGTACTATCTTTTTGCCTCCCCTTAACAATCATGGATCATGGATCATGGATCATGTATCGGTCAGGCTCAAATAATAAAATAGCACAAGTGCCAGCATCTCATCCTAAGTGTCGACACCACAAGCATCAATAAAGCCAACCAGCAACTCAAAACATAATACCAATCCGCCAAATCCAAAAGACAGGAACTCCATGATGCAATCAAATCTCTCTCATCTTCAAACCACACAAACGTCAACAAGTCTTGATCTTTCAGAAACTACATCCTCCCCATACACAACAAACTCTAACCTCCAACTTCCGTAGCCAAAACAATGACCCACCCACACGCCTGAAATCTCAAAGAAAAAACCAACACGCACAACATACCAACCAACCTGAACAATGCCACCAATCTGCTGCTCCCTAATGGAAGCGAAGTTCTGGAGAGTGAGGCCGTGCTCCTTAATCCCGTCCACCAGCTGCTGCACTCTTATCCCGGCCTCCACCCTCACCGTCCTCCTCTCCTTGTCCACCTCCAACACCCGGTCCATGAGCGCCAAGTTCACCATCCCCGCCCGGGACAACCCGATCCCGTTCGGCGACAGACCCGACCCGACGGGCCTGATACGGGCCTTCTTGGCGTTGGCTTCCCCGACGACTTCCTCGAGCTGGGCCAAGCTCTCGGGCTGGTGGAAGACGCGGGTCTGCACCTCGTGCGTGCCGCTCCAGTTGGAGACGGTGTGGAGGTCCTCGGGGAGTGGGGCGTAGCGGAAGAGCTGGGCCTTCTTGTGCTTGGCGTTGTCGGGGAAGGGGAAGGAGTAGTAGGTGGCGGCGCCGCAGAAAAGGACGAGGGCAGTGTAGCCCAGGTACTTACGGAgctcggaggaggaggaggtggcggcggcggcggcggcgtcggtGCAGAAGGGGCggattgggtcgggtcgggcacgggggatggtggaggaggaagagaggattacgaggtggcggtggtgggggtggtgggggtGAAGGGAGTGGAGAGAGCGTCGGAGAGAGAGTGATCGCAACATGGTTTTGGTCCGAGAGTGGCgtacgaggaggaggagga is a genomic window containing:
- the LOC115730681 gene encoding L-galactono-1,4-lactone dehydrogenase, mitochondrial, coding for MLRSLSLRRSLHSLHPHHPHHRHLVILSSSSTIPRARPDPIRPFCTDAAAAAATSSSSELRKYLGYTALVLFCGAATYYSFPFPDNAKHKKAQLFRYAPLPEDLHTVSNWSGTHEVQTRVFHQPESLAQLEEVVGEANAKKARIRPVGSGLSPNGIGLSRAGMVNLALMDRVLEVDKERRTVRVEAGIRVQQLVDGIKEHGLTLQNFASIREQQIGGIVQVGAHGTGARLPPIDEQVISMKLVTPAKGTIEVSKEKDPELFYLARCGLGGLGVVAEVTLQCVDRQELVEHTTVSTMQEIKKNHKKLLSENKHVKYLYIPYTDTVVVVTCNPVSKWKGPPKFKPKYTVDEALQHVRQLYQESLQKYRPDVKSSNKDEPDIDELSFTELRDKLLALDPLNKDHVIKVNQAEAEFWRKSEGYRVGWSDEILGFDCGGQQWVSETCFPAGTLSKPSMKDIEYIEELKRLIEKEDIPAPAPIEQRWTACSKSLMSPASSPAEDDIFSWVGIIMYLPTSDARQRKEITEEFFHYRRLTQERLWDRYSAYEHWAKIEVPKDNEELAALQARLRKRFPVDAYNKARRELDPNKILSNNKLDKLFPPSESP